One part of the Bdellovibrio bacteriovorus genome encodes these proteins:
- a CDS encoding TIGR03643 family protein, with the protein MGISKELKKKFAGFSEEDRARLVRMGWEDRTTFEVIAVQFGLSPNEFVHFMRSVLSGNAFSRWRRRVFVVLFFSFQCFFRPASQGFFVTLSDNKIQGKLR; encoded by the coding sequence ATGGGAATTTCAAAAGAGCTGAAAAAGAAGTTTGCCGGTTTTTCTGAAGAAGATCGCGCCAGACTTGTTCGCATGGGCTGGGAGGATCGCACGACTTTTGAGGTGATTGCCGTGCAGTTTGGGCTGTCGCCCAATGAGTTCGTTCACTTCATGAGATCAGTGCTGTCAGGGAATGCGTTCAGCCGCTGGAGGCGGCGTGTGTTTGTAGTTCTATTTTTCAGCTTTCAGTGCTTCTTCCGTCCAGCAAGCCAGGGATTCTTCGTCACTTTGTCCGATAATAAAATTCAGGGCAAATTGCGCTAA
- a CDS encoding class I SAM-dependent rRNA methyltransferase: MTSAAVTFENTIETIELKRDVTKHLKQGHRWLFANCFDPSRNLKSGIHLLNYKGEALALGIWQGDTQLRFRVLVLAEEPIFRRNNMKRTLELYFESQWRKAVEIRKTFDLSVTNSFRLINGEGDGLPGLIVDVYNDTAVIKHDHPIMEKTWNAPAIAEKIQEAFPQVKCVYLKRRNDAEEKGVNIVGTLAPEVQFLENGVLFASNIRDAAKTGFFLDQRDNRKMIQHFAKDKTVLNLFSYTGGFSIFAAKGGAKEVTSVDIAKVAIQAVARNFEINDLKTVHHDVATDAFAYLEQLNTEKKKYDIVITDPPSFAPNEKSVEQAKAAYTKVFSNSIKLVNPEGLFAASSCSSHISTKEFMDICQEAFSRARKKATLVYIGGQPVDHPYPLAMEELRYLKFALFRLD; the protein is encoded by the coding sequence ATGACTTCTGCTGCCGTCACATTTGAAAACACCATTGAAACCATCGAGCTAAAACGTGACGTGACCAAGCACTTAAAACAAGGTCATCGCTGGCTTTTCGCTAACTGTTTTGATCCCAGCCGCAACCTGAAATCGGGGATTCATCTGCTGAATTATAAGGGCGAAGCCCTGGCGTTGGGCATCTGGCAGGGCGACACTCAATTGCGCTTCCGAGTTCTGGTGTTGGCTGAAGAGCCCATCTTCCGCCGCAACAACATGAAGCGCACCCTGGAACTTTACTTTGAAAGCCAGTGGCGCAAGGCTGTTGAGATTCGCAAAACCTTCGATCTGTCAGTCACCAATTCCTTCCGCCTGATTAACGGCGAAGGCGACGGCCTTCCGGGCCTGATCGTGGACGTTTACAACGACACGGCCGTAATCAAACACGATCACCCGATCATGGAAAAGACCTGGAATGCCCCGGCCATTGCCGAAAAAATCCAGGAAGCCTTCCCTCAGGTGAAATGCGTCTATCTAAAGCGCCGTAACGACGCCGAAGAAAAAGGTGTTAACATCGTGGGGACCCTGGCGCCGGAAGTTCAGTTCCTGGAAAATGGCGTTCTCTTTGCCTCGAACATCCGTGATGCTGCCAAGACCGGTTTCTTCCTGGATCAACGCGACAATCGCAAAATGATTCAGCACTTTGCCAAAGACAAAACGGTGCTGAATCTGTTCAGCTATACTGGCGGCTTTTCTATTTTCGCCGCCAAAGGTGGCGCCAAAGAAGTCACCAGTGTGGATATCGCGAAAGTCGCCATCCAAGCCGTGGCTCGCAACTTTGAAATCAATGATCTGAAGACGGTTCACCACGATGTGGCGACCGATGCCTTTGCCTACCTAGAGCAATTGAACACCGAAAAGAAAAAATACGACATCGTCATCACTGATCCTCCCAGCTTCGCGCCGAATGAAAAATCGGTCGAGCAAGCCAAGGCCGCTTACACCAAGGTGTTCTCTAACTCCATCAAACTGGTGAACCCTGAAGGTCTGTTTGCGGCGAGTTCTTGTTCCAGCCATATCTCGACCAAAGAGTTTATGGATATCTGCCAGGAAGCCTTTTCCCGCGCCCGCAAGAAGGCCACGCTGGTTTATATTGGCGGTCAGCCGGTGGATCACCCCTACCCTTTGGCCATGGAAGAGCTTCGTTATCTGAAGTTTGCCCTGTTCCGTCTGGACTAA
- a CDS encoding alpha/beta fold hydrolase: protein MTKTLETIVLLPGFLCDERLWAPLVPVFSERYNVRVVDLKHPQNLEAMIEEVGKTADKVFHLVGFSMGGYIAETFATRFPERVLSLSLVAASVGALSEKTRAARLKMVGLLRRGKYNGISEKEMDRYIHPDFLKDPQVVGPIMQMSADFSSEQYINQTLATVDRIDQGAALQELSFPVLIVAAANDRVVPLESLKNRHAQITRSKFQIIDHCGHYVPLEQPAELGKAVLDFVGGQW, encoded by the coding sequence ATGACAAAGACACTTGAAACTATTGTATTGCTGCCGGGATTTTTGTGTGATGAGCGCCTGTGGGCCCCGCTGGTCCCGGTTTTTTCCGAACGCTACAATGTTCGCGTGGTGGATCTGAAGCATCCTCAGAACCTGGAAGCGATGATTGAAGAAGTGGGAAAGACGGCCGACAAAGTTTTTCATCTGGTCGGTTTTTCCATGGGCGGGTATATCGCCGAAACTTTTGCGACCCGTTTTCCTGAACGAGTTCTGTCTTTGTCCTTGGTGGCTGCCAGCGTTGGTGCCTTGTCGGAAAAAACACGGGCGGCACGCCTGAAGATGGTGGGCCTTTTAAGACGTGGAAAGTACAACGGCATCTCGGAAAAAGAGATGGACCGTTACATCCACCCCGATTTTCTGAAGGACCCGCAAGTGGTCGGCCCCATCATGCAGATGAGTGCGGATTTTTCCTCTGAACAGTATATCAACCAAACCTTGGCCACTGTGGACCGGATCGACCAAGGCGCTGCCTTGCAAGAACTGTCGTTCCCGGTTCTGATCGTGGCGGCAGCCAATGACCGGGTGGTGCCGTTGGAGTCTTTGAAGAATCGTCATGCCCAGATAACACGCTCCAAGTTCCAGATCATTGATCATTGCGGGCATTATGTGCCGTTGGAACAACCCGCCGAACTGGGTAAAGCCGTTCTGGATTTTGTCGGTGGTCAGTGGTGA
- a CDS encoding SDR family oxidoreductase, with protein sequence MKQTWGIIGLGWLGQKLAEHLSQKGIENWGTRSQDFDWGCDDFPNKSCDVLFLNTPPLVQINPEDFVAKIPTGDYRRIIFISSISVYGGQAGSITEQTPTMPTTDSARWLVAVETLLSQKFSGPLTVIRPGGLIGGDRHPAKSLSQSQRPCAGNSAVNLIHRDDLVQIIWAAAQAESALPVINAVTPFHPVKKEYYGEWTAARGMAPILFTDVQEPSKVVGSDVLAKIYPSWLRPRLD encoded by the coding sequence GTGAAGCAAACGTGGGGCATCATTGGATTGGGTTGGCTGGGGCAGAAGCTTGCTGAACACTTAAGTCAAAAAGGGATCGAAAACTGGGGCACCCGCAGTCAGGATTTTGACTGGGGTTGTGATGATTTTCCGAATAAATCCTGTGACGTACTTTTCCTGAACACACCTCCGCTGGTGCAAATCAATCCTGAAGACTTCGTTGCCAAAATTCCGACAGGGGACTATCGCCGGATTATTTTTATAAGCTCGATTTCAGTGTATGGCGGCCAAGCCGGCAGCATCACCGAACAAACACCGACGATGCCCACCACGGACAGCGCACGTTGGTTGGTGGCCGTGGAAACGCTTTTAAGTCAGAAGTTCTCGGGCCCACTGACGGTGATTCGTCCCGGCGGCTTGATTGGTGGTGACCGGCACCCTGCCAAAAGTTTGTCGCAAAGCCAGCGGCCTTGCGCTGGGAATTCAGCCGTGAATCTGATTCACCGTGACGATCTGGTGCAGATCATCTGGGCGGCGGCTCAGGCAGAATCCGCTTTGCCTGTTATTAATGCTGTGACGCCATTTCATCCCGTAAAAAAAGAATACTATGGCGAGTGGACGGCCGCGCGGGGAATGGCTCCAATTTTATTTACTGACGTACAAGAGCCTTCCAAGGTTGTGGGCTCGGATGTTCTTGCCAAGATTTATCCAAGTTGGCTTCGTCCGCGTTTGGACTGA
- a CDS encoding GbsR/MarR family transcriptional regulator encodes MKKADPKNSIPTSTAEINKLRDLSESVGDFIRYWGFRRIHGQIWTQVFLSKTSLSGAELTQRLGVSKALISPALSELEAYGLILMTEDGKKTKRYSAAPNVIPVIKDILKEREAKIIATAQEKFGTLHKIHEKRGEQESLLQSDRVEELGQMITLAQFALNFIIGQSDEESLACWTEEALKAEK; translated from the coding sequence ATGAAAAAAGCAGACCCAAAAAACAGCATCCCCACCAGCACTGCCGAAATTAACAAACTCCGCGACTTGTCAGAGTCTGTTGGGGACTTTATTCGCTATTGGGGCTTTCGCAGAATTCACGGCCAAATTTGGACTCAGGTCTTTTTGTCAAAGACCAGTCTTAGTGGCGCCGAACTGACTCAAAGACTGGGCGTATCTAAAGCTCTGATCAGCCCGGCCCTTTCCGAGCTGGAAGCCTATGGCCTCATCCTGATGACAGAAGACGGAAAGAAAACAAAACGATACTCGGCGGCCCCGAATGTCATCCCTGTGATCAAAGACATTCTTAAAGAGAGAGAAGCCAAAATCATCGCGACCGCGCAAGAAAAATTCGGGACACTCCACAAGATCCACGAAAAAAGAGGCGAGCAGGAATCGCTGCTTCAATCCGACCGTGTCGAAGAGCTTGGACAGATGATCACTTTAGCGCAATTTGCCCTGAATTTTATTATCGGACAAAGTGACGAAGAATCCCTGGCTTGCTGGACGGAAGAAGCACTGAAAGCTGAAAAATAG
- a CDS encoding ABC1 kinase family protein, producing MGSIFNSQFKRTFELAKMATKIGLKELSSGDIQSRIEQAKILTETLGNLRGAAMKAGQLLSLDLDDYFPPEAIQILSQLQNQAFESPELDLAQVLKAELTQDQLRLLQNINYKPFAAASMGQVYKASVSGNPVVIKAQYPHLEQSIENDIKALKRLMSTLCLLTGRSMNLEHLFVEIEEVLRQEVNYLNEAQALSNFTELFESHAWKYARIRTPKPLHHLSTNKVLCLTYEQGLTLKEWIDTRPPVEKREIIAKALLELYVMEFFEWGFVQTDPNPGNFLIRQVPELEIVALDFGASRRYPPEFRKNYVELLHSIRSTSPEKIVQTAVEFGLLDSRESEDAKMVFVELLKLGMSPFFQNANGQKFDFKNDKFAKENARLSRQLVQSLKYSPPPHKLIFLHRKLGGMFAALRKLEVELDLREYWDQIETADIN from the coding sequence ATGGGATCCATCTTTAACAGTCAATTCAAACGGACGTTTGAACTGGCCAAAATGGCCACTAAGATCGGCCTGAAGGAACTCTCCTCCGGCGACATTCAATCCAGGATCGAGCAGGCCAAAATTCTTACAGAGACTCTGGGAAACCTCCGAGGTGCCGCCATGAAGGCCGGTCAGCTCTTAAGCCTTGATCTGGATGACTACTTCCCTCCCGAAGCGATTCAAATTTTATCGCAACTGCAAAACCAAGCTTTTGAAAGCCCCGAACTGGATCTTGCTCAGGTGCTTAAAGCTGAATTGACTCAAGACCAGCTTCGACTGCTGCAGAACATAAACTATAAGCCGTTCGCAGCGGCCAGCATGGGGCAGGTATATAAGGCGAGCGTCTCAGGCAATCCAGTTGTTATCAAAGCTCAGTATCCGCATCTTGAACAATCAATTGAAAATGACATAAAAGCCCTGAAAAGACTGATGTCCACTCTCTGCCTGTTGACTGGCAGAAGTATGAATCTTGAACATCTCTTTGTGGAAATTGAAGAAGTTCTGCGGCAGGAAGTAAACTATCTGAACGAGGCCCAGGCCCTTTCAAACTTTACAGAGCTCTTTGAATCCCACGCCTGGAAGTACGCCAGAATCAGAACACCAAAGCCCCTGCATCACCTTAGCACGAACAAAGTCCTGTGTCTGACTTACGAACAGGGCCTCACACTTAAAGAGTGGATCGACACCCGTCCCCCGGTCGAAAAACGTGAGATCATTGCCAAGGCCCTGTTAGAGCTTTATGTCATGGAATTTTTTGAGTGGGGCTTCGTGCAAACTGATCCCAATCCTGGAAATTTCCTGATCCGGCAAGTCCCCGAATTGGAAATCGTAGCCCTCGACTTTGGCGCCTCCCGGCGCTATCCGCCGGAATTCAGAAAAAACTATGTCGAGCTTCTTCATTCTATTCGCAGCACCTCACCGGAAAAGATCGTGCAAACGGCGGTTGAGTTTGGACTGCTGGATTCACGCGAGTCTGAAGATGCGAAAATGGTGTTCGTTGAACTTTTAAAACTTGGTATGAGTCCGTTCTTCCAAAATGCCAATGGCCAAAAGTTCGACTTTAAAAATGACAAATTCGCGAAAGAAAATGCCCGGCTTTCCCGACAGCTTGTGCAAAGCCTCAAGTATTCTCCACCGCCACACAAGCTGATCTTCTTGCACCGCAAGCTTGGGGGAATGTTTGCCGCCCTTAGAAAGCTCGAAGTCGAGCTGGATTTGCGCGAATATTGGGACCAGATAGAAACAGCAGATATCAATTGA
- a CDS encoding LysR family transcriptional regulator, giving the protein MKPGLDLNLLFIIESLYRTSNISKTAEELNMSQSAASHALSKLRDHFNDPLFVRVPKGMSATQTAKNMRASVEAFTQQARALAQQSEKFDPKKAQDRISIATTDMVEVILAPALLKRLKNEAPGLQISFRPTGGDLPKSELESGVYDLAIAGFYKNLPEGFYQVKVYEDGFSTAYRKNHPIIQGTLKAAQFYECDHALITLQGDFKDGLRKRVNGKTLERHIAFGSYSFTGLAWTVASTDLVLTAPSQLLKKYAEHFPVHVQKCPVDIPKIEIRMIWHSLTHKDPLKAWFREVLRQEFQKLS; this is encoded by the coding sequence ATGAAACCTGGCCTGGATTTAAACCTGTTATTTATCATTGAAAGCCTGTACCGGACGTCGAACATCTCAAAAACAGCCGAAGAGCTGAACATGAGTCAATCCGCCGCCAGCCACGCCCTTTCCAAACTGCGTGATCACTTCAATGATCCTTTATTTGTTCGCGTTCCCAAGGGAATGTCGGCCACCCAGACGGCTAAGAACATGCGTGCTTCTGTTGAGGCGTTCACCCAGCAGGCCCGTGCGCTGGCCCAGCAGTCCGAAAAGTTCGACCCCAAGAAAGCCCAGGACCGCATCAGTATCGCCACCACAGATATGGTGGAAGTGATTCTGGCTCCGGCCTTGTTAAAAAGACTGAAAAATGAAGCACCGGGTTTACAGATCTCTTTCCGCCCCACGGGCGGCGACCTTCCCAAGTCAGAACTTGAAAGCGGAGTGTATGATCTTGCCATCGCCGGATTCTACAAAAATCTTCCTGAAGGCTTTTATCAGGTGAAGGTTTACGAGGATGGCTTTTCAACAGCCTATCGTAAGAATCATCCCATCATCCAGGGAACACTGAAAGCCGCACAGTTTTACGAGTGCGACCATGCCCTGATCACGCTGCAGGGGGATTTCAAAGATGGCCTGCGCAAACGTGTGAACGGCAAAACTCTGGAACGTCATATTGCATTTGGATCTTACAGTTTTACCGGACTTGCGTGGACAGTGGCTTCAACGGATTTGGTGCTGACAGCCCCTTCACAGCTACTCAAGAAGTATGCTGAACACTTCCCGGTGCACGTACAAAAATGCCCCGTCGACATACCCAAGATTGAGATTCGCATGATCTGGCATTCTTTGACTCATAAAGATCCCCTGAAAGCCTGGTTCCGCGAGGTCTTAAGGCAAGAATTCCAAAAGCTGTCCTAA
- a CDS encoding OsmC family protein — protein MSKYPMFFKARAESLSGIQTPWDSKPMSVDAGLQMAIPAEFEGPGGGFSPEDLYVMALQNCFVATFKVFAEKSRLAYESLRVESELTVDRDEAGRPWMARCVFAVYLEGCVQIENAKRILARTSENCMILNSVKTEKVFEFHVS, from the coding sequence ATGAGCAAGTATCCAATGTTCTTCAAAGCAAGGGCCGAAAGCTTGTCGGGAATTCAGACACCGTGGGATTCCAAACCGATGTCAGTAGATGCCGGTCTTCAGATGGCAATACCCGCAGAATTTGAAGGGCCCGGGGGCGGATTCAGCCCTGAGGATCTTTATGTCATGGCGCTGCAGAATTGTTTTGTGGCCACTTTTAAAGTGTTCGCTGAAAAATCAAGACTGGCCTATGAAAGTCTTCGGGTGGAATCAGAACTGACTGTGGATCGGGATGAGGCAGGGCGACCGTGGATGGCCCGTTGTGTTTTTGCTGTGTATCTTGAGGGCTGTGTGCAGATTGAAAATGCCAAAAGAATCCTGGCGAGGACATCCGAAAACTGCATGATTCTGAATTCAGTCAAGACTGAGAAGGTGTTTGAATTTCATGTGTCTTAG
- a CDS encoding chorismate mutase: METIQSLRQEIDQVHKEMHALLLRRRDLTMAVWKIKQQEGQPFFNAEREEQILKDFVNMDGKQGQDPAMDELLKGVMNSVLREYEKYLRSKFE, from the coding sequence ATGGAAACAATCCAAAGTCTTCGTCAGGAAATTGATCAGGTTCACAAAGAAATGCATGCGCTTTTACTGCGCCGACGTGATTTGACCATGGCCGTGTGGAAGATCAAGCAGCAGGAAGGCCAGCCCTTCTTCAATGCCGAACGTGAAGAACAGATCTTAAAAGACTTCGTCAATATGGACGGGAAACAAGGTCAGGACCCGGCAATGGATGAACTGCTTAAAGGGGTCATGAACTCGGTCCTTCGGGAATACGAAAAGTATCTTCGCTCGAAATTTGAATAA
- a CDS encoding U32 family peptidase has translation MQTQSFKRPELLLPVGTKEMAMAAIHNGADAIFMGVPGFNARGRSYDFQIEEVKEIIDTCHLYGVKVNLAFNILIFQNELHKAAETLEKILPLKPDAFIVQDLGLVRLIRQMAPNQRVHGSTQMSISNAEAITWLDDLGIQRFVLARENSIKEIHSIKQNTDKEIEVFVHGALCVSYSGQCFTSEGIGGRSANRGQCAQSCRFNYEMYVDEEKRDLGGKSFLVSPQDLCGINEVPSLLEAGVDCFKVEGRLKTPEYVATAARSFDQAIESAQNHQALMNPVLLKKQMATAFSRGFFSGWFHGVNHQKLVEGTFSAHRGFEFGKVVRVKDSSLEVELTEENIQQGLKADFIQAGDGVLWVYQDRNGQSAEKGGFVFAVKSLNTRRFELEFSRDINMSEHFMGARVFYNHDKDLKRDVALSVEDKERKKRLPVSIHVEASLGQPLKVTYTDGRYTVSATSANVCEPAKSKGLNSLDLREELFALMGSPFRGHEFTCELDASTPLFLPARQVKELRQQLVKELTDLRIQNGAAPEVLTALAVGEWIEGNKTAEKAAPGAKLNLLLREKGQVEDFVNAIKSGELTTTGLNLVILDFEFGLDFEPSLKLLKENGIKVGIATTRVLKPNEHRNVKHLFNLNPDAILARNLGAVQWLQANNYQGQILGDFSLNVTNHLTAQYLLNKGLHSLCLGYDLNNVQVSELIQAGQAAQFEVTAYQYMPSFHMEHCVFAAFLSKGSSFKDCGKPCEKHQVKLKDQFGNWHQIKPDQECRNTMYNGTSQSAARYVKEWESLGLGYIRYEALKERHSELITKIQGHLDFISGKKDLESLIKDLGNVESYGLSESHFQREKEYQSRKK, from the coding sequence ATGCAAACACAAAGCTTCAAACGTCCTGAACTGTTACTTCCCGTGGGTACCAAAGAGATGGCTATGGCCGCCATCCACAATGGGGCTGATGCCATCTTCATGGGTGTACCGGGTTTCAATGCCCGCGGGCGAAGCTATGATTTCCAAATCGAGGAAGTCAAAGAGATCATCGACACCTGCCATCTTTACGGCGTGAAGGTGAATCTGGCCTTCAATATTCTGATCTTCCAAAACGAACTGCACAAGGCAGCCGAGACTCTGGAAAAAATCCTTCCGCTAAAACCGGATGCCTTCATCGTACAGGATCTGGGCTTGGTCCGTCTGATCCGTCAGATGGCTCCGAATCAGCGAGTGCACGGTTCCACGCAGATGAGCATCAGCAATGCCGAAGCCATCACCTGGCTTGATGATCTGGGCATTCAGCGCTTCGTGTTGGCGCGTGAAAACTCTATTAAAGAAATTCATTCGATCAAACAAAACACTGACAAAGAAATCGAAGTCTTCGTGCATGGCGCACTTTGTGTGAGCTATTCCGGTCAGTGTTTCACATCCGAAGGCATCGGTGGCCGTTCCGCCAACCGTGGTCAGTGCGCGCAAAGCTGCCGCTTCAACTACGAAATGTATGTCGACGAAGAAAAGCGCGATCTGGGCGGGAAGTCCTTCCTGGTGTCCCCTCAGGACCTTTGTGGCATCAATGAAGTCCCAAGCCTGCTTGAAGCGGGTGTGGACTGCTTCAAGGTCGAAGGACGTCTGAAAACGCCTGAATACGTCGCGACGGCGGCTCGCAGCTTTGATCAGGCGATTGAGTCGGCGCAAAATCATCAGGCCTTGATGAATCCGGTGCTGCTGAAAAAACAAATGGCCACGGCATTTTCCCGTGGCTTTTTCAGCGGCTGGTTCCATGGGGTGAATCATCAGAAACTGGTGGAAGGCACGTTCAGCGCCCACCGTGGATTTGAATTCGGTAAAGTCGTTCGTGTTAAAGACAGTTCTTTGGAAGTCGAACTGACCGAAGAAAACATCCAGCAGGGACTGAAAGCCGACTTCATTCAGGCCGGTGACGGTGTGTTGTGGGTTTATCAGGACCGCAACGGACAAAGTGCTGAAAAAGGCGGATTTGTTTTCGCCGTCAAATCCCTGAACACGCGCCGCTTTGAATTGGAATTTTCTCGCGACATCAACATGAGTGAGCACTTCATGGGTGCTCGTGTGTTCTACAATCACGACAAGGACCTGAAGCGTGACGTGGCTTTGAGTGTGGAAGACAAGGAAAGAAAGAAGCGTCTTCCTGTGTCTATTCATGTGGAGGCGTCTTTGGGGCAGCCTTTGAAGGTCACTTACACAGATGGTCGTTACACCGTTTCTGCAACGTCTGCCAACGTCTGTGAGCCTGCGAAATCCAAAGGTTTGAACTCTTTGGACTTGCGGGAAGAGCTGTTTGCTTTGATGGGAAGCCCGTTCCGCGGGCATGAGTTCACTTGCGAACTGGATGCTTCCACGCCGCTATTCCTGCCGGCTCGTCAGGTGAAGGAGCTTCGTCAGCAACTGGTGAAAGAACTGACGGATCTGCGCATTCAAAATGGCGCGGCTCCGGAAGTGCTGACCGCCTTGGCGGTTGGTGAATGGATTGAAGGCAACAAGACGGCTGAAAAAGCCGCTCCGGGTGCAAAACTGAATCTGCTTCTGCGTGAAAAAGGGCAGGTTGAAGACTTCGTTAACGCCATCAAGTCCGGCGAGTTGACCACCACGGGTTTGAATCTGGTGATCCTGGATTTCGAGTTCGGTTTGGATTTTGAGCCCAGCTTGAAGCTGCTGAAAGAAAACGGAATCAAGGTGGGTATTGCCACGACCCGTGTTTTGAAACCGAATGAACACCGCAACGTGAAGCATCTGTTCAATTTGAATCCGGATGCGATCCTTGCCAGAAACCTGGGTGCGGTTCAGTGGCTGCAGGCCAATAACTATCAGGGCCAGATCCTGGGTGACTTCAGCTTGAACGTGACGAACCACCTGACGGCGCAATACCTGTTGAACAAAGGTCTTCACAGCCTGTGCCTGGGCTATGACTTAAACAACGTGCAGGTCAGTGAGCTGATTCAAGCCGGTCAAGCCGCGCAATTTGAAGTGACGGCTTACCAGTACATGCCAAGCTTCCACATGGAGCACTGTGTGTTCGCGGCGTTCCTAAGCAAAGGCTCCAGCTTCAAGGATTGTGGCAAGCCTTGTGAAAAGCACCAGGTGAAACTGAAAGACCAGTTCGGCAACTGGCACCAGATCAAGCCGGATCAGGAATGCCGTAATACCATGTACAACGGAACGTCCCAGTCGGCGGCCCGCTATGTGAAGGAATGGGAATCTTTGGGCTTGGGTTATATCCGCTATGAGGCCTTGAAAGAGCGTCACTCTGAGCTGATTACAAAAATTCAGGGGCATTTGGATTTCATCAGCGGCAAAAAAGATCTGGAATCTTTGATCAAGGATCTGGGGAACGTAGAAAGCTACGGTCTTTCTGAAAGCCACTTCCAGAGAGAAAAAGAATACCAAAGCCGCAAGAAGTAA
- a CDS encoding thiol-disulfide oxidoreductase DCC family protein, producing MEKLKSASQSGITVYYDGLCHLCSREITHYKKLKGADRITFIDITSSDFDAISEGLDPYKIHKSLHVRDSEGHIVTGVEAFIVIWTQLESLKKIVPLASFGPVKKTLEAGYFLFAKVRPLLPRKECSDSPYCQT from the coding sequence ATGGAAAAGCTAAAAAGCGCGTCTCAATCTGGAATCACCGTTTATTACGATGGCCTTTGCCACCTGTGTTCGCGTGAGATAACTCATTATAAGAAACTCAAAGGGGCCGATCGTATAACATTTATTGACATCACCTCTTCGGACTTTGATGCGATTTCAGAAGGCCTGGATCCATACAAAATTCATAAGAGTCTTCATGTTCGAGATTCTGAGGGTCATATCGTTACAGGGGTTGAAGCCTTTATTGTGATTTGGACTCAGTTGGAAAGTTTGAAAAAGATTGTTCCTTTGGCTTCATTTGGTCCGGTAAAAAAGACTCTGGAGGCAGGCTACTTCTTGTTTGCAAAAGTCCGGCCGTTGTTGCCGAGGAAGGAATGTTCTGACAGCCCTTATTGCCAAACCTAA
- a CDS encoding type 1 glutamine amidotransferase domain-containing protein yields MKALATILAVVGLSVGAQAKEEGKTMKKALIVVTNHNVKGSTGQQTGWYLSEVTHIYYPLIKAGYKVDFASPKGGVATMDESSLDLKDPDNKKFVEDKKLMSQMQNTLAVSKVHSKDYQLIHFAGGHGAMWDFANSPDMDKLTAAIYENGGIVSAVCHGPAALVNVKLSNGDYLVKGKDVSAFTDAEENEVGLSKVVPFMLESTLRERGATMHPVKNWNSQAIVSERLVTGQNPQSGHAVAKKLVELSKTLK; encoded by the coding sequence ATGAAAGCTCTGGCAACTATTTTGGCTGTAGTGGGACTGTCGGTCGGCGCCCAGGCCAAGGAAGAGGGTAAAACCATGAAAAAGGCATTGATTGTTGTGACAAACCATAACGTAAAAGGCAGCACGGGCCAACAAACGGGCTGGTATCTGTCGGAAGTGACGCATATTTATTATCCGTTGATCAAAGCCGGATATAAAGTGGACTTCGCCAGCCCCAAAGGAGGAGTGGCCACGATGGACGAATCCAGCCTTGATTTGAAGGATCCTGATAACAAGAAGTTCGTGGAAGACAAGAAGTTGATGTCGCAAATGCAGAACACTCTGGCGGTGAGCAAGGTCCATTCAAAAGACTATCAGTTGATTCACTTTGCCGGGGGGCACGGGGCCATGTGGGACTTTGCAAACTCGCCTGATATGGACAAGCTGACGGCAGCTATCTATGAAAACGGCGGTATTGTTTCGGCGGTCTGCCACGGGCCTGCGGCCCTGGTGAACGTGAAACTTTCCAATGGTGATTATTTGGTGAAAGGCAAAGATGTCAGTGCCTTCACGGACGCTGAAGAAAACGAAGTAGGCCTTAGCAAAGTGGTGCCTTTCATGCTGGAATCCACTTTGCGTGAACGAGGCGCAACAATGCATCCGGTAAAAAACTGGAATTCGCAGGCGATTGTGTCTGAAAGACTGGTGACGGGTCAGAATCCCCAGTCGGGACACGCGGTCGCGAAGAAGCTTGTAGAACTGTCCAAGACGTTAAAATAG